AAGAAAAATTATTTACGGCATTGATCAATAAGGATATTTTGAGGCATTGGAAGAGATATGGTGTAGGCTTTTTAATGACCTGGTTTTGCATAAGTGCATGTGACCAGGCAAAAAAAGATCCGATGTACTCGTTGAAAAACGGGACCATCCACATCAGCGTGGATGAATCCTTCCGGCCGGTGATCGAAGAGCAGATAAAGGTCTTTGAACGGTCCTTTCCCGGGGCAAAGATACTGGCCGAATATAAGACAGAGGCAAACTGCTTTAAGGATTTCTTTTCCGACACGGCAAACCGGATGATCATTGTAACCAGGGGGCTCACGGATGAAGAAGACCGGTATTATAAAGACAGCCTGAATTATTCACCCCGGTGGAACACACTTGCCTACGATGCCATCACCATCCTTGTAAACAGCAAAAGCAGTGATACTTTGTTTACAATGGAGCGGCTGAAAGCCCAGTTATCGGGTAAAATGAACAGGGACCAGAAAGTAGTATTCGACGGGTTGAATGCAACCAGTACTGTACGCTTTGTACTCGACAGTATCCTGAAGGGAGAGCAATTTGATACCAGTGTGGTGAAAGCTGTAAAAAGCAGCCAGGATGTTATCAGCTATGTTTCGTCAAATGAGAACGCAGTGGGTTTTGTAGGAATAAGCTGGATCGGTAACCCGGAAGATACGGCCCAGGTGAATATGTTAAACAAAGTAAAAATTGCGTACGTTTCCTGCAGTGTTTGCCCGGACTCTCCTTATGTAAAACCAATGCAGGCCAGCATTCTCACCAGGCGGTACCCTTTGGTACGTGGTTTGTATTACGTAGTAAAAGAAGGGTATGATGGCGTGGGAATGGGGTTTTCGAATTTTATGCGGAATGAACGGGGCCAGCTGATCTTCAAAAGGGCGTACCTGGGTACCATAATGGATTTTGAGATACGGAATGTGAAGATCAATAAAAAATTATAGAAAGATTATAGGGAATTAAAGGCGGGATGTTTTGGAAAATTAATATTATTGTACAGACTTAAACAGCAAAAGAAATGAAGAAGTTAAAATTTACACTGATCCTGTTGAGCAGTTTAATGACAGTGGGCCTGGTCAATGCACAAGGCATTGAAGAGGGAAAGCGGTTCTTGTACTATGAAAAGTTCATCAGTGCAAAAAATGTGTTCCAGGGTTTACTGGGTGCAAACCCGGCAAATGAGGAAGCTGCTTACTGGCTGGGACAAACATTATTGGCCCCGGATGAGGATAAGGATCTTGCTGGCGCCCGGGCAGTGTACGCAAAGGCATTGGCTGCAAATCCCAACAGCGCTTTGCTCAATGCCGGCATGGGTCATGTGGAATTGCTGGAAGGAAAGACACAGGAAGCCCGTAACCATTTTGAAACAGCCATCAGCCTGAGCAAGGGAAAGAGCATTGAGGTGCTGGATGCCGTTGGGTTTGCCAATGGCGATTTTGATTCAAAACTGGGTGATGGGGCCTATGCGGTGGAAAAACTGCAACAGGCTACCAGCATAAAGGGATTTAAAGATGCCCGTATCCTCACAGACCTGGGCGATGCATACCGTAAAGTGGGCGACGGCGGATCTGCACAGCGTACCTATGAAGCGGCACTGGCCATTGATCCAAGGTATGCAAGGGCCAAATACCGGATCGGGAGGATCTACCAGTCACAGGGCGAAACACAAAAAGATATTTTCCTCGGGTATTATAATGAAGCCATTGCGTTGGATCCGGCCTATACCCGTGTGTATTTTACGTTGCATCAGTATTACTATGAAACAGATGTTGTAAAGTCTGCAGAATACCTGAACAAATACCTGGCATCAAAAGGTTCCGATGAAACAAATGCCTGCTTCCTGCAGGCCCAGATGAAATATGCCCAGGGCTTATTTGCCGAAACGGTTACTGCTGCAAACAGCTGCATTGCATCAACGCCAAATCCATATCCAAACCTGTATGGACTGGTAGCGTATTCATCGTACAAACTGGGCGATTCTTTAGGTGCAAAGAATGCCTTTGAACAGTATTTTCAAAAGCAAAAGCCGGATAAGATAGGAGTACGTGACAGGTTCACGTACGGAGAGGTTTTGTTGAAGTTCCCGGGTAGCGAAGCCCTTGCCGGAACGTATATTCAGCAGGCGGTTGACCAGGACAGCACGGAAGCCGGTAAAGTGGCCTTATTAAAATCGGTGGCTTCCACGTACGAAAAAAGGGGCCAATATACCGAAGCGGGGGATTGGTATAAAAAAGTGCTGAACATAAAAAAGACTCCTACCAAAAATGAAATATATAATGCAGGTTATAGCTATTACCGAATTGGAAAGTTTGCGCAGGCAAGTGAGGTATTCGATATCTACACCCAAAAATACCCCGACGATATTTTTGGATATTATATGATGGGTAAATGTTATTGGGGTATTGATACCACGATGGTTTTTGGCCTGGCCAATAACGCTTTTGCAAAGGCAATACAGGTAGGGGAAGCCTATCCGGATAAGTCCAAGATTTTAGCACAACTGATGGGTAGCTATAAATATATGATCGCTTACGGGGCTAATATTGAAAAAAATAAAGAGTTGGCTTTAAGTTTTGCCGATAAGGCATTATTGGTAGACGCTACTGATCAGGAAGTGCTTACCAATAAAGATATTATTTCTAAAATAACTTTCAAGCCCAATACAAAACCGGCAAACAAGGCCGATAAAGTTATCATGGGTGCCGATGGGTCAATTACTGCAACAGGGAGCGACGGATCAAGTACCGTAATTACCAAAGAAGGTAAAATAACCACCATAAAAGACGGCATCACCACCATCATAGAGAACGGGAAAGTGACCATGATCGGAAAAGACGGAAAGGTGATAAATCCAACACCCCCTGCACCTCCCGCCAAGCCGGCAAAACCAAAGCCCGGTAGCGGCACGGCTCCAAAAAAAAAGTAAAAAAGAAAGGTAAATAAAGCGATCCCCGTTATTCGTACAATAACGGGGATTTATTTTTCAATCTATTGATTATTGCTTCTGCTGCCTTATTTTTGCCTGTAATCAGAACCGTTAATCCAATGGACTTTTTTTTGTTACAGGCAAACGATGTGAACAACGCAGTAAATTACCTGCCCATTGGCCTCCAGTTACTTTTTGCCATTGGACTGATCGCAGCCATCATTGTAGGATCCGATTACCTGGGCCCCAAAAGAAGAACGGCTGATAAACTCCAGAATTTTGAGAGTGGAATAGAGATCAAAGGCAATGCACGCCAGCCCATGGCCGTAAAATATTTCCTTGTTGCCATTTTATTTGTCTTGTTTGATGTGGAAGTGATCTTCTTTTATCCGTATGCGATAAACTTCAGGGAACTGGGATGGAGCGGCTTTGCAGCCGTGGTGGTTTTTGTAGGCTTATTTATAACGGGGTTGATTTATATATTCAAGAAAGGCGCTTTGAAGTGGGAAGAATAATCAGTTTAAAAGTTGAATGATAAAGTTTGAATTAAAAACCATCATTTAACATTCAATATTCAACATTCAAAATAGAAAATGAGTCGTCCGGTACAATATAATACACACATCAAATTTGAGGGTATTCCGGAAGGATACATGGGGGAAGGGTTCATGGCAACCAACCTGGAAAAAGTGGTGAGCCTTGCCCGTAAAAATTCAATCTGGCCCCTGCCTTTTGCAACAAGCTGTTGCGGCATTGAGTTCATGGCCACGGCTGCCAGTCATTATGACCTGGCCAGGTTTGGTGCAGAGCGTATGAGCTTTTCTCCCCGCCAGTGTGATCTCATACTGGTGATGGGAACCATTGCAAAAAAAATGGGCCCTGTACTGCGGCAGGTTTACCTGCAAATGGCGGAGCCCCGTTGGGTAATGGCTGTTGGCGCCTGTGCATCATCCGGTGGGATATTTGACACCTACTCTGTTTTACAGGGCATCGACCAGGTGATACCCGTAGATGTATATGTGCCCGGTTGCCCGCCCAGGCCCGAAGCCATCCTGGATGGATTCATCAAGATACAGGAACTGGTGAATGCGGAAGGGCTGCGGAGAAGGTACAGTGATCAGTACAAGGAGTTGCTCGCCGGATACGGGATACAATAGTAATTAAATGATGAACCTCAGTGGGGTAAATGATAAACTTCATGCACACAAATCAGTTAACCCCCCGTTTATCTATAAGTTTGTAGATCGAAATGTAAAAGTTGATGCTGAATAACGAAATAATAAAACTAAAATTAACTGAAAAATTCGGCGACCAGTTGACCAACTGGGAGGAGCCTTATGGTATGCTCACCTTCACTGCCCCCAGGGACCTCAATTTAAAAGTACTCCAGTTTTTATACGATGATGCAGAGTTGAAATTCCAATTCTTAACCGACCTGCAGGCGGTTCATTATCCGGACAGGAAAGGAGAAGAACTGGCGGTGGTGTATCATTTGCATAACCTGGTTGACAATATACGGATCCGGTTTAAGGTATTTGCAGATATTGAAAAGCCCGATGTATTCAGTGCAACGGCGTTGTACAGGTCGGCCAATCATATGGAAAGGGAGACCTATGACTTTTTTGGTATGAATTTTATCGGCCATCCCAACCTGAAAAGGATATTGAATGTGGATGAGATGGATTATTTCCCGATGCGGAAACAATACCCGGTGGAGGACCAGTCGAGGATCGATAAGGATGATGAGATGTTTGGAAGAGAATAAAACAACAAAGATGTTTAAACCGGATTCAAAATACCGGCTGGTATATTTAATAGGTGTAGTAGTTGTATTCACCTATCAATCTGTGCGTTCCTTTTATCAGTTTTCCATTGGAGAAGATAAAGGAATGAGCCTGACAGGAGGGATTGTTTTTGGTGTTATGGCAATGGTATATGGCCATGATCTGTATGAATTCATTAAAAATAAAAAAAGCATTAACAGCGGGGCATGAGTGAACATATCTTATTACCGGAAGGAAGTATTGAAAAGCAGACCACCACGCTGAACCTGGGGCCCACACACCCGGCTACGCATGGTGTGTTTCAGAATATCCTGGAACTGGATGGGGAACGTATATTGAAATCAACTTCTACCATCGGGTATATTCACCGGGCATTTGAAAAGATAGCCGAACGCAGGCCACTTTACCAGATCACCCCGCTGACCGACCGGCTGAACTACTGCTCATCACCCATCAATAACATGGGCTGGCACCTCACCTGCGAAAAACTGCTGGGTGTAAAAACGCCCAAACGGGTTGATTATTTACGGGTGATCATCATGGAACTATCCCGGATCTCAGATCACCTGATCTGCAACTCCATTGTGGGTGTGGATACCGGCGCTTTCACCGGGTTCTTGTATGTAATGCAATACCGTGAACTTATCTATGAGATCTATGAAGAAATATGCGGCTCCCGTCTTACTACTACTATTGGGCGTATTGGCGGTTTTGAAAGGAATTTCACTCCTGCGGCCTTCCAAAAACTCGAAAAATTCCTGAAAGAATATCCCCGGGTGTTGAAAGAATTCGAGAACCTGTTCACCCGCAACCGGATATTCATGGACCGTACCATCGGCTGCGGGCCGATCTCTGCCGAACGGGCATTGAATTATGGGTTCACCGGTCCGAATTTAAGGGCGGCAGGTGTTGATTACGATGTTCGTGTGCATACGCCGTACAGCAGTTACGAAGATTTTGATTTTATAATACCGGTGGGAACGACGGGTGATTGTTACGACCGTTTCCTGGTACGTAATGAAGAGATGTGGCAAAGCCTGAGTATCATTGAACAGGCCTACCAGAAGGTACAGGAGTTCAAAGGTGCTGAAGCGGAAGTCTTTCATGCCGATGCTCCTGCGTATTACTTGCCCGAGAAAAAAGATGTATACACCAAAATGGAAGCGCTCATCTATCACTTCAAGATCGTGATGGGAGAGACAGATATTCCGGCCGGTGAAGTATACAGTGCGGTTGAAGGAGCGAATGGTGAGCTGGGCTTCTACCTGATCAGTGATGGGGGAAGAACACCTTACCGCCTGCATTTCCGCCGGCCCTGTTTTATCTATTACCAGGCATTTGAAGAACTGGTAAAAGGAGGCATGCTGAGCGATGCGATCATTACCATGAGCAGCCTGAACCTGATCGCCGGGGAGATGGACGCATAATGAATCATGAGTTAAGAAGTAAGAATTATGAATGTTGAGTTTTCGAAAGAGAAATTAGAAAAGGTTAACGAGATCATTTCCCGTTACCCGCAGGGCAAACATAAAAGCGCCCTCCTTCCTGTATTGCACCTGGCGCAGGAAGAATTCGGCGGCTGGCTGGATGTGCCGGTGATGGATTACGTGGCCTCGCTTTTGAAAATAGAACCGATCGAAGTGTATGAAGTGGCCAGCTTTTACAGCATGTATAATTTAAAGCCGGTTGGTAAATATATGTTCGAAGTTTGCCAAACCGGGCCCTGCATGCTGAACGGCAGCGACAACATCATTGCCTATATAAAAGAGAAACTGAACATCGGGGTAGGCGAAACCACGCCCGACGGAATGTTCACCTTAAAAATGGTAGAGTGCCTGGGCGCCTGCGGGTATGCACCCATGATGCAGCTGGGCAAAAATTACCGGGAGCATCTCACCAAAGAGAAAGTGGATGCCATCATTGAGGAATGCAGGGCAAAGGCGAATTAAGATTGAAGAGATCATTGACGATATTGTTTTTACTTCTTGCTGTTTGTTGCCAGGCACAAACAGATGAAGAAAAATTAAGGGTGACGTTAAAAGAATTTCACCAGGCGCTGGTTAACCGGAATACGGTTTCCGTCAACCAGCAGACAGACAAGGCGCTGAGTTACGGGCACAGCAATGGCTGGGTGGAAACGAAAGCGGAGATGATCAGGAACCTGGAAACAGGATACATCAGTTACCAGGGTTTTAAAGAAGACAGTATAAAAGTTGCCATGAACGGGAACCTGGCCAGTGTGCGGTTTGTGGCAGATATAACAGCAACCATGAAAGGAACAGCCAGTGTGTATCATTTGAAAGTACTGGAAGTGTGGGTGAGGAAGAGCAAACGGTGGGTATTATTTGCAAGGCAGGCTGTAAAAAATTAAGAATTCAAAATTAAAAATTCAAAAATGCCCTCAGCAACGAAACAGCCTTTTTGATTTTTGATTTTTAACTTAGATAAATGGCAAGAAAACTATTATTAGAAAAAGCACAGGTGGAGGGCATCCGCTTTTACGACGTTTACCGCCGTGAAGGAGGTTACCGCAGCGTGGAGAAGGCCCTGAAGATGGCGCCTGTTGATATCGTGGAAGAGGTAAAGAAGAGCGGCCTGCGGGGCAGGGGTGGCGCCGGTTTTCCTACCGGCATGAAATGGAGTTTCATTGCAAAGCCGGAAGGGGTGCCACGTCACCTGGTATGCAATGCGGATGAGAGCGAACCCGGAACTTTTAAGGACCGTTATCTGATGGAATTCATTCCGCATATATTGATCGAAGGCATGATCGTTTCATCCTTCGCTCTTGGCTCCCATGTTTCCTACATATATATACGTGGCGAGTATGCCTGGATCGTGGACATCCTGGAACAGGCGATCGCGGAAGCAAAGCAAAATGGATTTTTAGGAAAGAATATCTTAGGTACCGGTTTCGATTGTGAGATATATGTTCATCGCGGCGCCGGCGCTTATATCTGTGGCGAAGAAACAGCCCTGCTGGAATCACTGGAAGGCAAAAGGGGCAATCCCAGGATCAAGCCGCCATTCCCGGCCGTGAAGGGTGTTTGGGACAGGCCAACCGTAGTGAATAACGTAGAGACATTGGCGGCTGTGGTTCCCATCATCAACGATGGCGGCGAGGAGTATGCAAAGATCGGCATTGGAAAAAGCACCGGAACAAAACTGATGAGTGCCTGTGGCAACATCAATAAGCCCGGTGTGTATGAGATTGACATGACCATCTCCGTGGAAGAATTTATTTACAGCGATGAATATTGTGGCGGCATTCCCAACGGAAGGAAACTGAAAGCCTGTATCCCGGGCGGATCATCGGTTCCCATTCTACCTGCTAATTTATTGCTGACAACAGCCAAAGGGGAAAAAAGACTGATGAATTATGAAAGCCTGAGTGATGGCGGCTTTGCAACCGGCAGTATGATGGGCTCGGGTGGGTTCATTGTATTGGATGACAGCCAGTGCGTGGTAAAGCATACGTATACGTTGGCAAGATTCTACCGTCATGAAAGCTGCGGGCAATGTTCACCTTGCCGGGAAGGAACCGGGTGGATGGAAAAAATATTAATGAATATAGACAATGGTAAAGGAAAGATGAGTGATATTGACCTGCTTTGGGATATTCAGCGGAAGATCGAAGGGAATACGATCTGCCCCCTGGGGGATGCAGCAGCCTGGCCGGTAGCGGCAGCGATCAGGCATTTCAGGGATGAGTTTGAGTGGCATGTGAAAAATCCGGCAGAGTGTTTGAAAACGAATTATGGACTGGCGCATTATGCGGATCCGATCCATGTGCCAGTACCGGCTTAAGATAGTTAACCGCAAAGACGCTGAGGCGCAAAGCAACGCAAATGATTTTCTTAGCGACTTTGCGACTTGGCGGTTAAGAAAAAAATATGGCAGACGAAATAAAAAAAGAAGCACCTGCGAATTTTAAAGTGACCATCGATAACATCACGATCGAAGTGGCGCCGGGTACTACTATATTAAATGCGGCCAGGCAGATCGGGGGTGATGTTACACCTCCGGCCATGTGTTATTACAGCAAGCTGCAGGGCAGTGGTGGTAAATGCCGTACCTGCCTGGTGGAAGTAGCCGCAGGTTCAACCGCCGACCCGAGGCCGATGCCGAAACTGGTTGCATCATGCCGCACCAATGTAATGGATGGTATGGTGGTGAAGAACATCACCAGTGATAAGGTAACCGATGCCAGGAACGGGGTGGTTGAATTCTTATTGATCAACCATCCGTTGGATTGTCCCATCTGCGACCAGGCCGGTGAATGTCATTTGCAGGACCTGGGATATGAGCATGGAAAGGAAGGTACCCGTTACGAATTTAAAAGAAGGACCTTCGAGAAAGAAGACATTGGCCCTTACATACAATTGCACATGACAAGGTGCATACTTTGTTATCGCTGCACCTATGTGGCAGACCAGTTGACGGATAAAAGGGTACATGGTATCCTGGACCGTGGCGATCATGCAGAAATATCAACCTATATTTCCAAAGCCATTGACAATGATTTCAGCGGAAACATGATCGATGTTTGCCCGGTAGGGGCTTTAACGGATAAAACATTCCGCTTCAAGAACAGGGTTTGGTTCACCAGGCCGGTGGATGCACACCGCAATTGCGAAAACCCGAAATGCTGTGGTAAAGCAACGCTGTGGTTACGTGGAGATGAAGTGTATCGTGTAACTGCCCGAAAAGACCAGTGGGGCGAAGTACAGAGCTATGACGGCAAACCGGGATGGATCTGTAACACATGCCGCTTTGATAAAAAGAGAACGGCAGATTGGGTGGTGGAAGGATTGACAACCATCAGCCGTCATTCGGTTATTGGCGCCAATAAATATGCAACACTGGAGATGCCAAAGGATACCATTAAAGAAGTGATGGGAGGAAGAGATCCGAAATTGCTGATGAACATACATAATGTGAGCGGGGTGAATAACCCTAACATTCATTTAAGTGAGATCAACAGGCCGGCACACCTGGAAGACTTCGCAAAATCGGGCGATCATGTAAATGGTGACGGGGAATCCACCCAGTGGGGTTTAAAAAAGGACTAAAATTATTTTAATAAAGGATTATGCTTTTAGCGATCGATTGGCTTTTAATAGTGGAGAAACTGGTCCTCATCGTCATAGTGGTGATGGCATCGCTGCTCATTGCCATGTATGCCACCTATGCTGAAAGAAAAGTGGCTGCGGTTTTACAGGACAGGCGTGGACCAAACCGGGCCGGGCCTTTTGGAATATTGCAGCCGGTTGCAGACGGGTTGAAATTGTTTTTCAAAGAAGAGATCATTCCCAATTTTTCTTCCAAATTCCTCTTCATTCTCGGCCCTTCCCTGGCCATGCTTACGGCCATCATGACCGGCGCCGTGGTTCCCTGGGGAAATACCGTATATTTCTTCGACCGGGAGATCTCTTTGCAGATCGCGGATGTGAACGTAGGTATCTTATATGTTTTTGCGGTGGTGAGCATGGGTGTGTATGGCATCATGATCGGTGGCTGGGCAAGCAATAACAAATATTCGTTAATGGGCGGATTGCGGGCCGCATCACAGATCATCAGTTATGAACTGCCCATGGGGATTTCGCTGATCGCCCTTCTGATGGTAACCGGTACGCTCAGTTTGAAAGAGATGGTGCTGCAGCAACAGGACGGTTTATGGAACATCGTTTATCAGCCACTGGGGTTTTTGATATTCCTCATTTGTGCGTTTGCAGAATGTAACCGTACCCCATTCGACCTGGCCGAAGCAGAGAATGAACTGATCGGTGGTTATCATACGGAGTACTCATCCATGAAACTGGGCTTCTATCTTTTTTCTGAGTACATCAATATGTTTGTGAGCAGCGTGATCATGGCTACGTTGTTCTTTGGCGGATACGATATACCATTCCTGAACGAAGCGGATTATAACCAGAACTGGATGGCATTGTTTGGGATAATGATGCTGATGGCAAAAGTAGTTTGCTTCATCTTCCTGTTCATGTGGGTACGGTGGACCATTCCAAGATTCCGGTACGACCAGTTGATGAACCTGGGATGGAGGGTATTGATCCCGTTGGCATTGGTAAATATGCTGGTGACAGGAGCGTTGGTTTTGTTGAAAGCAAACAACTGGCATTTTTAATTTATAAAACGAATTGTCTGCCTGAACATGTCGAAGGCGGCTTAAATAGTACTATGCAAGCATTAACAAACAGGGTGAAACAGGTTGACCGCCGGGAGATGAATTTCCTGGAGCGGCTTTACCTCGTTTCTATTTTTAAAGGCATGATGATCACGTTCATGCACATGTTTAAGAAGAAACCCACGATCAATTATCCTGAAAAGACCCGTCCTTTCAGCCCGGTCTTTCGTGGACTGCACATATTGAACCGGGATGAAGAAGGAAGAGAGAACTGCACGGCCTGCGGATTGTGTGCCGTTGCCTGCCCGGCAGAAGCCATCACCATGGAAGCGGCAGAAAGACAACCGGGAGAGGAGAATTTATACCGGGAAGAAAAATATGCGGCCAGGTACGAGATCAATATGCTGCGTTGCATCTTTTGTGGCCTTTGCGAAGAAGCCTGCCCGAAAGACGCCATTTATTTAAGCGAAACCTTTGCGCCCGCCGATTACCAGCGCAAACAGTTTGTGTATAACAAAAACGAATTACTGATCCCTCATCCTGTAGATGAACCCGAAGCTTATAAAAAAGCATTGGGCAACCGGGTGAAAAGAGAAAAGGTTAATTAGGAACTATGAGCATTGCAGAAATATTATTTTGGGGTTTGTCAGTCCTGGCACTTGCTGCCGCCATCATGGTGGTTGCCAGCAAAAGCCCGGTACACAGCATTTTATATCTCATTGTTGTGTTCTTCGCCATATCCGGCCATTATATTTTGCTGAATGCACAGTTCCTGGCTATCGTGAACATCATCGTTTATGCCGGGGCCATCATGGTATTGTTCTTGTTTGTGGTGATGCTGATGAATCTGAATGCCGAATCGGAGCCGAAAAAGAACAGGTACCTGCAGTTTGCCGGGTTGATATCCGGTGGATGTTTGTTCCTGGTTTTGATATCTGCCATTACCAGGTCAACTTCGGCAACCAACGTGGTGCAGATGGGCAGTGGGAACAGCGGGCTCATTAAAAACCTGGGCATGGTATTGTTCAATGATTACGTGATCCCGTTCGAGATAAGCAGTGTATTGTTTTTGAGCGCCATGATCGGGGCAGTGGTGATCGGTAAAAAGGAGAAGTAATATTTATAAAACGGATTAATACGAATTACACGAATTGATTTTGGTCTTTAAAAATTAACTGGATCCGGAGAACAGATAGTTCGTGTAATTGGTGTAACTCGAATAATTAGTGAATATGGAGATCAAATGGTATATCGGTTTGGCAGTGGCTTTGTTCTGCACAGGGATTGTGGGGGTTCTTACCCGTCGCAATTCCATCATCATTTTCATGTGCATAGAACTGATGCTTAACTCGGTGAATTTATTACTGGTGGCATTTTCAAAAATGCATGCGGCAACAGCTATCGGGCAGGCGTCCCCTGCTGTGGTAAGCGATGCCCAGATATTTGTGTTCTTCATCATGGTGGTGGCAGCAGCAGAAGTAAGTGTGGGATTGGCGATCATTGTTATGATGTACCGGAATATTCACTCGGTGGATATAAATTTTCTAAACAGGTTAAAGAATTGACGCCCCCATCCCCGCCAACCGGCGGGGAGAAAGGCAGGAGTATTAATAATATTTTGAAATAAATACAAAAATTCTCCGCCAGTTGGCGGAATAGGGGTATGAGAAATGTCTTACACATGGTTTGGTTGATCCCCGTGCTGCCGTTGCTGGGATTTTTACTCAATGGGCTGGGCAGAAATAAGCTTTCAAAAGGCTTGTCAGGGGTTATCGGAAGCGGAACGGTCTTTCTTTCATTCCTCATCAGTGTGTATGTATTCTTCAGCGTTAAAGGCGGTAATACATACGTTGCCCATTATTTCGATTTTATAAATATCACGTCATTACAGGTTGGATTTGATTTTCAAATAGACCAGCTTTCTTCGGTCTTCCTGTTGATAATAACGGGTGTAGGGTTTTTGATACATGTGTATTCAACTGCTTACATGCACGATGAAGAACCAAAGGACTTTGCAAAGTATTTCGCCTTCCTCAACCTGTTTGTGTTCTCCATGCTTTTATTGGTAATGGGCGCCAACTATGTGATCATGTTCATTGGCTGGGAAGGGGTTGGGCTTTGTTCTTATTTACTGATCGGATACTGGTTTAAGAACACCAATTACAACATTGCGGCCAAGAAGGCCTTCATCATGAACCGCATCGGCGACCTTGGGTTTTTACTGGCCGTATTCTGGCTGGTTGCAAAAGCCGGTTCGGCCGATTACCATACTGTATTTGCAGCGGTTTCCAAATTGACAGCAACAGACATCACCGGCATTACTTTATTGCTTTTTGTGGGTGCCATGGGAAAAAGCGCTCAGATACCTTTGTATACCTGGTTACCC
This sequence is a window from Chitinophagaceae bacterium. Protein-coding genes within it:
- the nuoF gene encoding NADH-quinone oxidoreductase subunit NuoF, whose product is MARKLLLEKAQVEGIRFYDVYRREGGYRSVEKALKMAPVDIVEEVKKSGLRGRGGAGFPTGMKWSFIAKPEGVPRHLVCNADESEPGTFKDRYLMEFIPHILIEGMIVSSFALGSHVSYIYIRGEYAWIVDILEQAIAEAKQNGFLGKNILGTGFDCEIYVHRGAGAYICGEETALLESLEGKRGNPRIKPPFPAVKGVWDRPTVVNNVETLAAVVPIINDGGEEYAKIGIGKSTGTKLMSACGNINKPGVYEIDMTISVEEFIYSDEYCGGIPNGRKLKACIPGGSSVPILPANLLLTTAKGEKRLMNYESLSDGGFATGSMMGSGGFIVLDDSQCVVKHTYTLARFYRHESCGQCSPCREGTGWMEKILMNIDNGKGKMSDIDLLWDIQRKIEGNTICPLGDAAAWPVAAAIRHFRDEFEWHVKNPAECLKTNYGLAHYADPIHVPVPA
- a CDS encoding (2Fe-2S)-binding protein, whose amino-acid sequence is MADEIKKEAPANFKVTIDNITIEVAPGTTILNAARQIGGDVTPPAMCYYSKLQGSGGKCRTCLVEVAAGSTADPRPMPKLVASCRTNVMDGMVVKNITSDKVTDARNGVVEFLLINHPLDCPICDQAGECHLQDLGYEHGKEGTRYEFKRRTFEKEDIGPYIQLHMTRCILCYRCTYVADQLTDKRVHGILDRGDHAEISTYISKAIDNDFSGNMIDVCPVGALTDKTFRFKNRVWFTRPVDAHRNCENPKCCGKATLWLRGDEVYRVTARKDQWGEVQSYDGKPGWICNTCRFDKKRTADWVVEGLTTISRHSVIGANKYATLEMPKDTIKEVMGGRDPKLLMNIHNVSGVNNPNIHLSEINRPAHLEDFAKSGDHVNGDGESTQWGLKKD
- the nuoH gene encoding NADH-quinone oxidoreductase subunit NuoH: MLLAIDWLLIVEKLVLIVIVVMASLLIAMYATYAERKVAAVLQDRRGPNRAGPFGILQPVADGLKLFFKEEIIPNFSSKFLFILGPSLAMLTAIMTGAVVPWGNTVYFFDREISLQIADVNVGILYVFAVVSMGVYGIMIGGWASNNKYSLMGGLRAASQIISYELPMGISLIALLMVTGTLSLKEMVLQQQDGLWNIVYQPLGFLIFLICAFAECNRTPFDLAEAENELIGGYHTEYSSMKLGFYLFSEYINMFVSSVIMATLFFGGYDIPFLNEADYNQNWMALFGIMMLMAKVVCFIFLFMWVRWTIPRFRYDQLMNLGWRVLIPLALVNMLVTGALVLLKANNWHF
- the nuoI gene encoding NADH-quinone oxidoreductase subunit NuoI, which encodes MQALTNRVKQVDRREMNFLERLYLVSIFKGMMITFMHMFKKKPTINYPEKTRPFSPVFRGLHILNRDEEGRENCTACGLCAVACPAEAITMEAAERQPGEENLYREEKYAARYEINMLRCIFCGLCEEACPKDAIYLSETFAPADYQRKQFVYNKNELLIPHPVDEPEAYKKALGNRVKREKVN
- a CDS encoding NADH-quinone oxidoreductase subunit J; protein product: MSIAEILFWGLSVLALAAAIMVVASKSPVHSILYLIVVFFAISGHYILLNAQFLAIVNIIVYAGAIMVLFLFVVMLMNLNAESEPKKNRYLQFAGLISGGCLFLVLISAITRSTSATNVVQMGSGNSGLIKNLGMVLFNDYVIPFEISSVLFLSAMIGAVVIGKKEK
- the nuoK gene encoding NADH-quinone oxidoreductase subunit NuoK yields the protein MEIKWYIGLAVALFCTGIVGVLTRRNSIIIFMCIELMLNSVNLLLVAFSKMHAATAIGQASPAVVSDAQIFVFFIMVVAAAEVSVGLAIIVMMYRNIHSVDINFLNRLKN